In the Oceanithermus desulfurans genome, one interval contains:
- the rocF gene encoding arginase, with protein sequence MKQAVIVGVPMDLGAGRRGVDMGPSAIRYARLHEAIRALDYTVLDLGDLEVPVVETLKKNGGAPGGLHHLEPIRSTCEALARELPILDDAALPVVLGGDHSISMGSVRGVQRGRTGLIWIDAHADFNTPETSPSGNIHGMPLAALLGYGDDRLVRIGGGAPLEPQDVVLVGVRSVDPGERELLQQAGVTVYTMKEIDRMGVPTVAANVIAQLERVERVHVSFDADVLDPTVAPGVGTPVPGGLTYREAHLLMELLSDAGIVTSLDLVEVNPILDEKNRTAEIVVELAASLLGKKIL encoded by the coding sequence ATGAAGCAGGCCGTCATCGTGGGGGTGCCCATGGATCTCGGCGCCGGCCGGCGCGGCGTGGACATGGGACCCAGCGCCATCCGTTACGCGCGGTTGCACGAGGCGATCCGCGCCCTCGACTACACCGTCCTCGATTTGGGCGACCTGGAGGTGCCGGTCGTCGAAACCCTCAAGAAGAACGGCGGCGCGCCCGGCGGGTTGCACCACCTGGAGCCGATCCGTTCGACCTGCGAGGCGCTGGCCCGAGAGCTGCCCATCCTCGACGACGCCGCGCTGCCGGTGGTGCTGGGGGGCGACCACTCGATCAGCATGGGTTCCGTACGCGGCGTGCAGCGCGGCCGCACGGGGCTGATCTGGATCGACGCCCACGCCGACTTCAACACCCCCGAGACCAGCCCTTCGGGCAACATCCACGGCATGCCGCTGGCCGCCCTGCTGGGCTACGGCGACGACCGGTTGGTGCGGATCGGCGGGGGAGCGCCCCTCGAGCCGCAGGACGTGGTGCTCGTCGGCGTCCGCAGCGTCGACCCCGGCGAGCGGGAGCTGCTGCAGCAGGCCGGCGTCACCGTCTACACGATGAAGGAGATCGACCGCATGGGCGTGCCCACGGTGGCGGCCAACGTGATCGCCCAGCTCGAGCGCGTGGAGCGGGTGCACGTCTCCTTCGACGCCGACGTCCTCGACCCCACGGTGGCGCCCGGCGTGGGTACGCCGGTACCCGGCGGGCTGACCTACCGCGAGGCGCACCTGCTGATGGAGCTCCTCTCCGATGCCGGCATCGTCACCAGCCTGGACCTGGTGGAGGTCAACCCGATCCTCGACGAGAAGAACCGCACCGCCGAGATCGTCGTCGAGCTGGCCGCGAGCCTCCTGGGCAAGAAAATCCTTTAG
- a CDS encoding ABC transporter permease: MKLWWAHTKAELLVLLRTPGFLIPTMLFPSMFFLMFAAPNLTSTVAANLSTGSFMAFAVFTVTFFQFGVGTANERENPWSSYVRTLPAHPVYRNLGKVATAAVLALLAALVLVISAGFSTPLDLPLARWPRIFLALAAGGVMMGLLGTALAYLVAPKAALPLANLIYLPLAFMGGMWMPPEWLPKLVQQISPYLPSRQWMELVWPAVVGDPWRLQSWIAVLAFTVAFALLAAWAQRRDELIR; this comes from the coding sequence ATGAAACTCTGGTGGGCGCACACCAAGGCCGAGCTGCTGGTGCTCCTCCGCACCCCCGGCTTTCTCATCCCCACGATGCTCTTCCCCTCGATGTTCTTCCTGATGTTCGCCGCGCCCAACCTGACCAGCACGGTCGCGGCCAACCTCAGCACCGGATCGTTCATGGCCTTCGCCGTCTTCACCGTCACCTTCTTCCAGTTCGGCGTGGGCACCGCGAACGAGCGCGAGAACCCCTGGAGCAGCTACGTGCGCACCCTGCCCGCCCACCCCGTCTACCGCAACCTCGGCAAGGTCGCCACCGCGGCGGTGCTGGCGCTGCTGGCGGCGCTGGTGCTGGTGATCAGCGCGGGCTTCTCCACCCCCCTCGACCTGCCCCTCGCGCGCTGGCCGCGAATCTTCCTGGCCCTCGCGGCCGGCGGGGTGATGATGGGGCTTTTAGGCACGGCCCTGGCCTACCTGGTCGCCCCCAAGGCGGCGCTGCCGCTGGCCAACCTGATCTACCTTCCGCTCGCCTTCATGGGCGGGATGTGGATGCCCCCGGAATGGCTGCCCAAGCTGGTGCAGCAGATCAGCCCCTACCTGCCCTCGCGCCAGTGGATGGAGCTCGTCTGGCCGGCCGTGGTCGGGGATCCCTGGCGGCTGCAGTCCTGGATCGCGGTCCTCGCCTTCACCGTCGCCTTCGCGCTGCTGGCGGCCTGGGCCCAGCGCCGGGACGAGCTGATCCGCTGA
- a CDS encoding ABC transporter ATP-binding protein, which produces MIAAVRDAHKRLGRVQALRGVSLEVHEGELLALLGPNGAGKTTLVSLLVGLRAPDRGEVRLDGRDPREPAARRVLGMTPQGTGFPPALKVREVVELVRAHYPDPLPTAEVLARFGLEGLAGRSVQALSGGQARRLAVALAFAGNPRLAVLDEPTTGLDVESRRSLWREIQRFKQGGGTVLLTTHYLEEAESLATRVVVLDRGRVVAEGAPEAIKRRVGLKRVCLRAAELPEWPEVERREFEDGRYTLWTADADALVRRLVQSGVAFSDLEVLPVSLEEAFLAVLDEEEER; this is translated from the coding sequence GTGATCGCCGCGGTGCGGGACGCCCACAAGCGCCTGGGCCGCGTTCAGGCGCTGCGCGGTGTCTCCCTGGAGGTGCACGAGGGCGAGCTGCTGGCCCTGCTCGGCCCCAACGGCGCCGGGAAGACCACCCTGGTCAGCCTGCTCGTGGGGCTGCGCGCCCCTGACCGCGGCGAGGTGCGCCTCGACGGTCGCGACCCGCGCGAGCCCGCAGCGCGGCGGGTGCTCGGGATGACACCGCAGGGCACCGGTTTCCCGCCCGCCCTCAAGGTCCGGGAGGTGGTCGAGCTGGTGCGGGCCCACTACCCCGACCCCCTGCCCACCGCCGAGGTGCTGGCGCGGTTTGGCCTGGAGGGGCTGGCCGGCCGCAGCGTCCAGGCCCTGTCGGGCGGGCAGGCGCGGCGGCTGGCGGTGGCGCTGGCCTTCGCCGGCAACCCCCGCCTGGCAGTGCTGGACGAGCCCACGACGGGCCTCGACGTGGAGTCGCGGCGGTCGCTGTGGCGCGAGATCCAGCGCTTCAAGCAGGGCGGGGGCACCGTGCTGCTCACCACCCACTACCTCGAGGAGGCCGAGTCGCTGGCCACCCGGGTGGTGGTGTTGGACCGGGGGCGCGTCGTCGCCGAGGGCGCGCCGGAGGCGATCAAGCGGCGGGTGGGGCTCAAGCGCGTGTGTCTGCGCGCGGCCGAGCTGCCCGAGTGGCCGGAGGTGGAACGGCGCGAGTTCGAGGACGGCCGGTACACCCTTTGGACCGCCGACGCCGACGCGCTGGTGCGCCGGCTGGTGCAAAGCGGGGTCGCGTTCTCCGATCTGGAGGTGCTTCCGGTCAGCCTCGAGGAAGCCTTCCTGGCGGTCCTGGACGAAGAGGAGGAACGATGA
- a CDS encoding transcriptional regulator codes for MRFDELIHQPTRLKIMAYLTGLGTDAQVEFGTLLRELDLTEGNLSRHLSKLEEAGYVTIEKGYEKKRPRTWIRLTGLGHDALQHHLAALEELARQARYPAGEREGS; via the coding sequence GTGCGCTTTGACGAACTCATCCACCAACCCACGCGCCTCAAGATCATGGCCTACCTCACCGGGCTCGGGACCGACGCCCAGGTCGAGTTCGGCACCTTGCTGCGCGAGCTGGACCTGACCGAAGGCAACCTTTCCCGGCATCTGAGCAAGCTCGAGGAGGCGGGGTACGTGACGATCGAAAAGGGCTACGAAAAGAAACGGCCGCGCACCTGGATCCGGCTCACCGGCCTTGGCCATGACGCCCTGCAGCACCACCTGGCGGCGCTCGAGGAGCTGGCGCGGCAGGCGCGCTACCCCGCCGGCGAACGGGAGGGGTCGTGA
- the hisA gene encoding 1-(5-phosphoribosyl)-5-[(5-phosphoribosylamino)methylideneamino]imidazole-4-carboxamide isomerase, with the protein MKVIPAVDIQGGKAVRLVEGDPARETVYFEDPVGAALYWEEQGASLLHVVDLDAALGRGDNRAQIRRIAAALAMGFEVGGGIRTLEEAREVLGLGAERVVIGTVLVRRPEEAARMLEALGPERVVPSVDGRGLEAAVAGWQEGQAGDVLELARRADAMGFRTLIYTDVRRDGTLEGLDLEVIARVREAWPHELIAGGGVASDADLEGLERLGVEGAIVGKALYEGAVDGRRWWRG; encoded by the coding sequence ATGAAGGTCATCCCCGCGGTGGACATCCAGGGCGGCAAGGCCGTGCGGCTGGTCGAGGGCGACCCGGCGCGCGAGACCGTCTACTTCGAAGACCCGGTGGGCGCGGCGCTCTACTGGGAAGAGCAGGGCGCCTCGCTGCTGCACGTCGTGGACCTCGACGCCGCGCTGGGGCGCGGGGACAACCGCGCGCAGATCCGCCGCATCGCGGCGGCGCTGGCCATGGGCTTCGAGGTGGGGGGCGGCATCCGCACCCTGGAGGAGGCCCGGGAGGTGCTGGGGCTGGGGGCCGAGCGGGTGGTCATCGGCACGGTGCTGGTGCGCCGGCCCGAGGAGGCGGCGCGCATGCTCGAGGCGCTGGGTCCCGAACGGGTCGTGCCCAGCGTGGACGGGCGCGGTCTCGAGGCCGCGGTGGCCGGCTGGCAGGAGGGCCAGGCGGGGGACGTGCTCGAGCTGGCGCGTCGCGCCGACGCGATGGGGTTCCGCACCCTCATCTACACCGACGTGCGCCGCGACGGCACCCTCGAGGGGCTCGACCTGGAGGTGATCGCCCGCGTGCGTGAGGCCTGGCCGCACGAGCTGATCGCCGGGGGCGGGGTGGCTTCCGACGCCGACCTGGAAGGCCTCGAGCGGCTGGGGGTCGAGGGCGCGATCGTGGGCAAGGCGCTCTACGAGGGGGCGGTCGACGGCCGCCGCTGGTGGCGCGGCTAA
- the mutM gene encoding bifunctional DNA-formamidopyrimidine glycosylase/DNA-(apurinic or apyrimidinic site) lyase — MPELPEVETVRRMLAPVVTGRRLLGIEHDDPARYAVAEAAAGRRVRALRRRGKYLIFALEGGLELIAHLGMSGSLRLDAGTHTRARLELEGATVYFNDPRRFGRLVAVPAGDYAALPTLARMGPEPLSRGFTANALAARLARTARPIKPALLSQEPVAGLGNIYADEALWKARLHPARPANRLAPGEVRRLHRAVRAVLRRAVELGGSTLGDGVYTRPDGETGYFQIEHAVYGRAGAACPRCGAKVARFVLGGRSTHVCPRCQRL, encoded by the coding sequence ATGCCGGAACTGCCCGAGGTGGAAACGGTCCGGCGCATGCTGGCGCCGGTGGTGACGGGCCGCAGGCTGCTGGGGATCGAGCACGACGACCCGGCCCGCTACGCCGTGGCCGAAGCGGCGGCGGGGCGGCGGGTGCGCGCCCTGCGCCGCCGCGGTAAGTACCTGATCTTCGCGCTCGAGGGCGGGCTCGAGCTGATCGCCCACCTGGGGATGAGCGGCAGCCTGCGCCTCGACGCGGGGACGCACACCCGCGCGCGGCTCGAGCTGGAGGGGGCGACGGTCTACTTCAACGACCCGCGCCGTTTCGGCCGGCTCGTCGCCGTGCCCGCCGGCGACTACGCGGCGCTGCCCACCCTGGCCCGCATGGGCCCCGAGCCGCTTTCCCGCGGCTTCACCGCGAACGCTCTGGCGGCGCGGCTGGCGCGCACGGCGCGCCCGATCAAGCCGGCGCTGCTGAGCCAGGAACCGGTGGCGGGGCTGGGCAACATCTACGCCGACGAGGCGCTGTGGAAAGCGCGGCTGCATCCGGCACGGCCGGCCAACCGGCTCGCACCCGGCGAGGTGCGCCGGCTCCACCGCGCGGTGCGCGCGGTGCTGCGCCGCGCCGTCGAGCTGGGCGGCTCGACGCTGGGGGACGGGGTCTACACCCGGCCCGACGGAGAGACCGGCTACTTCCAGATCGAGCACGCCGTCTACGGCCGCGCCGGCGCGGCCTGCCCGCGTTGCGGCGCGAAGGTCGCGCGCTTCGTCCTCGGCGGCCGCTCCACCCACGTCTGCCCCCGCTGCCAGCGGCTTTAG
- the rimP gene encoding ribosome maturation factor RimP → MDLWELVENVVRPLGYEPLEVRLHGVGKTQVLTVRLERLDEAPITVADLQRANRVIGLELDRADPIRGSYRLEVESPGPDRPLLTRRHFERFAGLKVKVRTEEGGFTGRVVEVGGDAVTFELAGGERRTLPLGGFKATLAEWPSEPR, encoded by the coding sequence ATGGATCTTTGGGAACTGGTCGAAAACGTGGTGCGGCCGCTCGGGTACGAGCCGCTGGAGGTCCGCCTGCACGGAGTGGGGAAGACGCAGGTGCTCACGGTTCGGCTCGAGCGCCTGGACGAGGCCCCGATCACCGTCGCCGACCTGCAGCGGGCCAACCGGGTCATCGGGCTCGAGCTCGACCGCGCGGACCCCATCCGCGGCAGCTACCGCCTCGAGGTGGAGTCGCCGGGCCCGGACCGCCCGCTCCTCACCCGGCGCCACTTCGAGCGCTTTGCGGGCCTCAAGGTCAAGGTGCGCACCGAGGAGGGCGGCTTCACCGGCCGCGTCGTGGAGGTCGGCGGGGACGCCGTCACCTTCGAGCTTGCCGGCGGCGAGCGCCGCACCCTGCCGCTGGGCGGTTTCAAGGCCACGCTGGCCGAGTGGCCCAGCGAGCCACGCTGA
- the nusA gene encoding transcription termination factor NusA: MNREFVEALQHVALERGVSTDELIEAFEEALAKAYLRHKGFKPKEVEEGLGPLVEVHLEPSTGEIEVLEIRRVVEEVENPDRDIPLEEAKKYDPEVQVGEEMEFPVDPDEFSRIAVQAAKQILTQRLKEAERNRVYEEYKDREGEIITGQVTRVDNRGNVYVDLGRGEALMPPREQIPGERYHPGQRVKVYLKEVRRSSKGPSLIVSRAHEELLKYLMRQEVPEIAEGTVEIKVVAREPGSRSKVAVVSHNPNVDPIGACIGHKGQRIQAVSAELGREKIDVIPWSPNPREFIRNALSPATVGNIDLDTEAGRAVVSVGKDQHSVAIGRGGQNVRLASKLTGFEIDFKEAEEVSDLDEALLRASEKTEEVAVDAGAKARFDSLFADTAEAEEGEAESEGEA; the protein is encoded by the coding sequence ATGAACAGAGAATTCGTAGAAGCCCTGCAGCACGTCGCGCTCGAGCGCGGCGTCAGCACCGACGAGCTGATCGAGGCCTTCGAAGAGGCCCTGGCCAAGGCCTACCTGCGCCACAAGGGGTTCAAGCCCAAGGAGGTCGAGGAAGGCCTCGGGCCCCTGGTCGAGGTGCACCTCGAGCCCTCGACCGGCGAGATCGAGGTGCTGGAGATCCGTCGCGTCGTCGAGGAGGTCGAGAACCCCGACCGCGACATTCCGCTCGAGGAGGCCAAGAAGTACGACCCCGAGGTCCAGGTGGGCGAGGAGATGGAGTTCCCCGTCGACCCCGACGAGTTCAGCCGCATCGCGGTACAGGCGGCCAAGCAGATCCTCACCCAGCGCCTCAAGGAGGCCGAGCGCAACCGCGTCTACGAGGAGTACAAGGACCGCGAGGGCGAGATCATCACCGGCCAGGTGACCCGCGTCGACAACCGCGGCAACGTCTACGTCGACCTGGGCCGCGGTGAGGCGCTGATGCCGCCGCGGGAACAGATCCCCGGCGAGCGCTACCACCCTGGGCAGCGCGTCAAGGTCTACCTCAAGGAGGTGCGCCGCAGCTCCAAGGGCCCCAGCCTCATCGTCTCGCGCGCCCATGAGGAGCTGCTCAAGTACCTGATGCGCCAGGAGGTGCCCGAGATCGCCGAGGGCACGGTGGAGATCAAGGTCGTGGCCCGCGAGCCCGGCAGCCGCAGCAAGGTGGCCGTGGTCAGCCACAACCCCAACGTCGACCCGATCGGCGCCTGCATCGGCCACAAGGGCCAGCGCATCCAGGCGGTGAGCGCCGAGCTGGGCCGCGAGAAGATCGACGTCATCCCCTGGAGCCCGAACCCGCGCGAGTTCATCCGCAACGCCCTCTCGCCGGCCACCGTGGGCAACATCGACCTCGACACCGAGGCCGGGCGCGCCGTCGTCTCCGTCGGCAAGGACCAGCACTCGGTCGCCATCGGCCGCGGCGGCCAGAACGTGCGTCTGGCCTCCAAGCTGACCGGCTTCGAGATCGACTTCAAGGAGGCCGAGGAGGTCTCCGACCTCGACGAGGCGCTGCTGCGCGCCTCCGAGAAGACCGAGGAGGTAGCCGTCGACGCCGGCGCCAAGGCGCGCTTCGACAGCCTCTTCGCCGACACCGCCGAGGCCGAGGAAGGGGAGGCCGAGTCCGAAGGTGAAGCGTAA
- a CDS encoding YlxR family protein: MCASCRRRRPKRELLRVVRTPAGWRVDPTGKAPGRGAYVCPDDPTCREEKKLRRWAGAGAHALAEALAAHLGGEDGEGSHLPTGQRAGHGEQGAHGAPGHDGGGV; the protein is encoded by the coding sequence ATGTGCGCCTCGTGCCGCCGCCGGCGGCCGAAGCGCGAGCTGCTGCGCGTGGTGCGCACGCCCGCGGGCTGGCGGGTCGACCCGACCGGCAAGGCGCCGGGCCGCGGGGCCTACGTCTGCCCCGACGATCCCACCTGCCGGGAAGAAAAGAAACTGAGGCGCTGGGCCGGAGCCGGGGCGCACGCCCTGGCCGAAGCGCTCGCCGCCCATTTGGGAGGAGAAGATGGCGAAGGTTCGCATTTACCAACTGGCCAAAGAGCTGGGCATGGAGAACAAGGAGCTCATGGAGCTCCTGGACACGATGGGGGTGGAGTATAA